Below is a genomic region from Salinirussus salinus.
ATCGGCGACTTGGTGCAGATGGCGATCCGGCCGCTCATGGTGACCTGCGTCCCCGTGAGCGGGCCGTTCATGAACGCGATGAGGTTGTCCGGCCCCAGCGGGTCCACGTCCGGCCCCTGGTCGAAGACGTACTTGACGCCGAGCCCGCGCGCACCGATGTACTTCTTCGCGTCCTCGTCGTCGACGCCCTCGTAGGCCACCTCACCCTCGCTGAGGTCTACCCGCGCCACGTGGTCGTGGAAGCCACCTAAGTCGGTCATGATAGTCCACTGCAAACCAGGGACCGCAACGCACTTAACGATTCGGTCCGGCTGCCGCCGAAACTGTCGTATTCCCGGGACAGAACGGTTGAGTTGCCGATATTTCGCTACAGACACAACGGTGGCTCACGGGTCGTCTCCGGGGGCACGGCCCGGCTGTGAGGGAGAGCAAACACCGTCGACCACGCTAGAACGACTCACAGAAGCGGTGTCGGGTTCGGACGGCAGCGGCCCCGCTGTCAGGCCGCCCAGGGCGGGAGCGCCGTGACGTCGATCCCCCACGCGAACGGCAGCCAGGTCAGCGAGAGGAGGATGATGAGGAGGACGCCGAGGAGGTTGAGGCCGAACCCGGTCCGGACCATCTGTGGCATCGTGATGTATCCCGACCCGAAGACGACGGCGTTCGGCGGCGTGGCGACGGGGAGCATAAAGGCGAAGGAGGCGGCAGTCGCGCCGGCGACCATGACCGCGTAGGGGTGGACCGAGAGCCCGAGCGCCAGCGACGCCAGGACCGGCATCAGCATCGCGGTCGTCGCGGTGTTCGACGTGACCTCCGTCATGAAGATAGTCAACACGACCACCACCGCGACGACGGCCAGCATCGAGGCCCCCTCGAGTGCGCCCAGTTGCTCGCCGATCCACACCGCCAGCCCCGTCTCGTCGAAGGCGCTCGCGATCGAGAGTCCGCCGCCGAACAGCAGGATGACGCCCCAGGGGATCTCAAGCGCCGTCGTCCAATCCAGCAGGAAGGTGAGCTCCCCCTCCGAGTCACGCGCCGGGATCAGAAAGAGCGCGAGCGCCCCGGCGACGGCGATAGTGCTGTCGTCGACCATCGGCAGCACACCCTCGACCACCAGGTCCTCCGAGAGCCACCCCAGGACGACGAAGTCGTTGATCACGTAGGGCCGGGAGATCCACGCCAGTGCCGTGAGTCCGAACACCGCGAGCACCAGTTTCTCCTCGCGTTTCATCCCGCCGAGAGCCTCCAGTCGCTCGTCGATGACGCCGACACCGCCGGGAACCCGGTCGATCTCGGGCCTGATCAGAAACTTTGTGACGTAGACCCAGATGAGCACCACGCCCACGACGGCGATCGGGATCCCGTAGGTCATCCACTGGAAGAAGGAGACCTCCTGGCCGAACTGCGCCTCGACGACGCCCGCGAAGACGATGTTCGGCGGCGTTCCGATGAGCGTGCCGACGCCGCCGACCGACGCCGCGTAGGCGATACACAGCATCAGCCCGGTGCCGAAGTCGAACTCCCCCTGTTCGACCGTGACTGACGGGTCCTGCTGGCGGACCAGGTCAGCGACCTGCAGGACGACCGCCAGACCGATAGGGGTCATCATCACCACCGTGGCCGTGTTCGACACCCACATCGAGAGGAACGCGGTCGCGGCCATGAACCCGAGGATGATCCGGGTCGGACTGGTGCCGATCGCGCGGATCGTCCGGAGCGCGATCCGCCGGTGGAGCCCCCACCGCTGGAGGCTCACCGCGATGAAAAACCCGCCGATGAACAGGAAGATCAGCGTGCTCGCGTAGGGTTGTGTGGCGCCGCCCGGCTCGACTGCGCCGGTCGCCGGCAGCAAGACGACCGGCAACAGCGACGTGGCCGGGATCGGGATCGCCTCGGAGATCCACCACACCGCCACCCACGCCGTGGTCGCGCCGACGGCCTGCCCGGCCGGGGAGAGCCCCTCGGGAGTGGGGGCGGCCAGAAGCACCACGAACAGCAGGGGGCCGAGCAGGAGACCGATCTTCTGTCGGCGGCTGTAGCGCCCGCCGGTGTCGAAGGACGACCCCTCTTCGGTCCGGGCGAACCCGGCGTCGAAGTCGCCAGTCTCGTCGTCTTCGGGGGTGTCCCCGCCGGTCTCGTCGTCGGGGTCGTCCCCGCCGTTCCCGCCGTCGCCGGGGGCGTTCCCCCCGTTGCTGCTCGGGCCGCCGCCGTCCGGACCGCTACCGCTTCCCCCGCCACCCTGGCCACCGGAGGAGCCGCCACCTCCCCCACCGGGTGACGGGCCGCTCGTGCGTGCCGGGCCCTGGCCGGCCCCGGCCGGGGGTGACCGGTCGTCCCCGAACAGCCGTTCGGCCAGTTCCCGCTCCCGCTCGTCCATCCCCGGCGAGTTCTCCAGCAGCGCAACGGGCTCCATTCGGAGCAGCCGTCTCGTCTCCCGGTCCAGCCGCCACAGATGCCGCCACAGCCGGCCGGCCCGTGACCTGTCGGCCATGCGTCACAATTGCGCGACCACGATCAAAAGCCTGTGGTGGACCGGCCTGATGGCAGACCGACCGGCACGGTTAACTACGCCACGGGCGCCACCCGGTGTATGGACCTACCGGAGATCTGGGAAAACAGGGTCCGGTTCGAGGAAACCGACCGGCAGGGCATCGTCTTCTACGGCAACTACGTCACCTTCCAGGACGAGACGGTCACGCAGTTCTTCCGCGAGACCGGCTTCGACTACACGGAGCGACACCAGGAGTGGGACGTCCACGTCGTCAACGTCGACCTGAACTATCACGGCCAGGCGGACGTCGGCGACGAACTCGTCCACGGCGTCCGGGTCGAGTCGTTCGGCACCTCGAGCATGACCTTCGAGTACGCCGCCCACCGGGCCGACGACGGCTCTCTCCTCGTCGACGGGTCGGTCACCCACGTCGCGGTCGACGGGGAGACCCGGGAGCCGACTCGGATCCCCGATGACTTCCGGGCGGCCGTCCGGGAGTTCCAGGACGAGCCACCCGTGGAGTCCTGACGGCCCGGCGCTGCCGCGCGCCACGTGCCGGGGCTGAGAGGCAAGCTAGGACCCGGAGAGGCAAGCTACAACCCTCCCGCGGACGAACGGCAGGTATGAGCGACGACCTCACACACACCGACGAGACAGGCGAGGCGCAGATGGTCGACGTGGGCGACAAGCCCGACTCCCGGCGGCGGGCGGTCGCCGCGGGCCAGCTCGAACTGCGGCCGTCGACCGTCGAGGCGGTCCGGGACGACGAGGTGGAGAAGGGCAACGTGCTCGCTACCGCCCGCGTCGGCGCCGTTCAGGCGGTCAAACACACCTGGGAGACGGTCCCGATGTGTCACCAGATCCCCATCACGAACGTCGATACCGACTTCTCGCTGGACGCCGAGGCCGGGACCGTCGACCTCGAGGTCGCGGTCGAGACGACCGGCAAGACCGGCTGCGAGATGGAGGCTCTGGAAGGGGTGACGACGGGACTGAACGTCGTCCTTGACATGGTGAAGGCGGCCGAGAAGAATGCGGACGGACAGTACCCCGAGACGCGGCTCACCGACGTCCGGGTCGTCGAGAAGGTGAAGCGGTCGGTCTGACGGTCGGTGCTCCGCCAGCGCGGCCCCGGGTGGTCAGTCGTCGGCGGTCGCGGGCTTTCTGACGTACTTCTCGTTGAGCACCCACTCGCCGTCCTCCTCGACGAGGTACTCGCCGTAGTAGGGGACGCGGTTCGCGACGGTCTCCCGGAAGGTCTCCCGGATCTCGGGTTTGGTCATCCCGCCCATCGGACGGTGGTCGTCGCCGCGATTGAGGCAGCCCTTCAGCTTGCCGTCGTGGGTCACCCGGACGCGCTCGCAGTTGGCACAGAACTCCTCGTTCTCGACGGGGTCGACGATCTCTACCATCCCCTCTCCGTCCCCGTCCTCGGAACTCACGTAGTAGCGCCGGCGGTCGTGCATCTCGCGGTGTTCGACCCGGTCGGCCTGCTCCTCGAGCCAGCCGTGGACGCGGTCGATGTCGACCGCCCACTCCGGATTGCCGACGAGCTCGGGCATGTACTCGATGAGCTGGAGCTGGAGGCCGTCGTTTGCGGCGACGTGGTCGACCATCCGGGGAATGTAGCCCGCGGTCGCCTCGAAGACCACCATGTTCAGCTTGACGGGAGCGAGGCCCGCCGCCAGCGCGGCCTCCACGCCCTCGATGACCTGGTCGTAGGCACCGCTTTTGGTTATCTGTGCGAAATCGTCGGGGTCGAGTGCGTCCTGGGAGACGTTGACCCGTTCCAGCCCCGCTGCCTTCAGGTCCGGCGCCCGACCGGGGAGGAACGTGCCGTTGGTCGTCATCGAGACCTCCATTCCGTCGGGGGTCCGGCGGATGATCTCCTCCAGGTCCTGCCGGAGCATCGGCTCGCCGCCGGTGAACTTGACTGCCTCGACGTCGAACTCCCGGGCCACTTCCAGGAAGCGGACCACGTCGTCGGTGTCCATCTCGTGGTCCTGCGCGTCCATCGGCCCGCGGGTGTCGCCGAGCCCCTCGTTGTGACAGTAGACGCAGTCGAAGTTACACCGGTCGGTGAGCGAGACCCGCACGCCAGAGACCGCCCGGCCGAAGTCGTCGACGAGCATCGATCGTTTGTGATTCTACGTCCACGGGCTAAAGTCTGTCCCACAGTCACACGGAGTGATCGAGTGGACAGGTCGACCACCAGGGCCCAGCGGACGGTCGAGCGGAGGGCCAGCTTTTCGGTCGCCGACCGCTAAGGCGGGGTATGACCCACGAGTTCGACGACGTCGCGCGCCTGGCCGAGGCCCGCGAGCGCCTGCGGGAGGTCGTGACACCGGACGAGGCCGAGACGGTCCCCGTGGGAGAGGCCGCCGGCCGGACCCTCGCCGCGCCGGTCCGGGCGCGGCGGGCCGTCCCCCACTACGAGCGGGCGGCGATGGACGGCTACGCGGTCCGCGCGGCAGACACCCAGCGTGCCGGCCGGTCACCGGTCGCGCTCGACCCGGCCGGGGACGAGGTCGGCCCGGGGGACGCGGCCCAGGTCCACACCGGGAGTCCGCTGCCCGACGGCGCCGACGCCGTGGTGATGGTCGAGCGGACCCGCGAGGTCGGCGACACCGTCGAGGTGTCCTCGAGTGTGACCCCCGGCGAGAACGTCGCGCCGGTCGGCGAGGACGTCGGCGCCGACCAGCACCTCTACGACGCCGGCCACCGGCTGACCGCCGCGGACCTCGGCCTCCTGCGGAGCGCCGGCCACGAGGAGGTCGAGGTCTACGAGCGTCCGCGGGTCAGCGTCGTCCCCACTGGCGAGGAGCTCGTTCCCGCGGGCGAGGAGCCCGAGCCCGGCGAGATCGTCGAGACCAACGGGCTGGTGGTCTCCCGGCTCGTCGAGCGGTGGGGCGGGGAGGCGACCTACCGCGGGGTCGTGACCGACGACGTCGACGCGCTCGGGGCGGCCATCGACCGCGACACCGACCACGACGTCGTGGTCACGACCGGGGGCACCTCCGTCGGCGAGCGGGACCTGCTCCCGGCGGTCGTCGGGGAGCGTGGCTCCGTCGAGGTGCACGGCCTGGCGGTCAAACCGGGCCACCCCGCCGGCTTCGGCGTGGTCGACGACACGCTCGTGTTAATGCTGCCGGGCTACCCCGTCTCCTGTCTGGTCGTCGCGACACAGCTGCTCCGGCCGGCGGTCGCCCGCGCCGGCGGGTTCGAGGCCGACCCGATACCCGAGACCGCCGGCGTCCTCGAGCGGAAGATAGCGAGCGAACCCGGCGTGCGCACCTTCGCCCGCGTCTCCGTCGAGGAGGTCGGGGGGGGCGGCGAGCGGTCGATGGTGACCCCCACCCGGACGTCGGGGGCGGGCGTCCTCTCGAGCGTGACGCTGTCGGACGGGTGGGTCGTCGTCCCCGAGGACTCGGAGGGGTACGAGGCCGGTCGGGAGGTCGCCGTCGAGCGCTGGGACTGGGAGCCCTGACCGGAGCGAAAAGAAGGGCTGAGCGAAAGGTCCCGCCGGTATCGCGTCAGTCCTCCGTACCCGTGTCGGGCGCCTGGGCGTCACCAGCGGGCTCGACCCCGGTGTCGTGCTGGTGGGCCCAGAACTCGTCGGCGACGGTGACCTCCTTCTTGAACAGCGGGACCTCCGCCTTCAGGCGGTTGATCCCGTCCTCCACAGTTTCAAAGGCCTCCTCGCGGTGGCCAGCGAGCACGACCACGAAGACGATGTCCTCGCCGGACTCGACGACACCGGTCCGGTGGTGAAGCAGGACCTCGTAGACCCCCTCGCGGGCCTCCAGGTCCTCGCGGATCGCCGCCAGCTTCTCGGCCGCGACGCCGTCGTACTTCTCGAACTCGAGCAGTTCGGTCGCCTCGTCGTCCGGGCCTTCCTTCGTCCGGACCCGGCCGGTGAAGGTGGCGATGGCCCCCGAGTAGACCGCGTCCGGCGACTGCTTGGCCTGTACCACCAGCGACGAGAGCGTCTCGAAGGGGTCCTGGTCCTCGAGGGCGCCGAGGACGGCGTCGAGGTCCACGGCGCCCGCCTCGGAGGCGGCCGCGACCGTCTCCCCCTGGTGGTCGCGCCCGCCGAGCGCGACCGTGGGGATGTCGGCGCCGCTGTATCCCTCGACCAGCGCGTAGTCGTAGTCGGGGGCGAGGTCGTCGAGAACGTCCTCGAGCGTGCGGTCCTCGCCGGTCGCGAACCACGCGCCGTCGTCGGTGATGGCGTGCGTCTCGGCGGCGCCTGCCGCGCGGTGGCGGGCGGTGTCCTTGCCCTCCCGGTCGATGTCGACGCCGTGGTCGACGTGTTTGACCGTGGCGACGCGGCCGCGCTCGCCGAGGCGGTCGAGGAGGCGCTCGACCAGCGTCGTCTTCCCCGAGCCCGAGGGGCCGGCGATCCCGAGCAGTTTCATACCTGCCCGTGTGGCCGCGGCGGCTATGTGCCTGTCGCCCGGCCTGTGCGGTGGCGACTTCGAACGCGGCCCGGAGGTGAGGCTTTTGCCCGCGGGTCCCGAAGCCGGGGGCATGAGTGAGCGCCGCGAGATGCGTGACCTGGTGACACTCGACCGCGCCCGCGAGGTCGTCGGAGACCTCGACGTCGGCGGCGGGACCGAACGCGTCCCGCTTGGCGAGGCCAGCGGTCGGGTGCTCGCAGAGCGGGTCGACGCCGACCTCGACGTCCCGGGATTCGACCGCGCGAGCGTCGACGGCTACGCGGTCCGTGCGGCGGACACGACCGGCGCCGGCGAGGCCAGCCCCGTCACCCTGGCGGTCGGCGGTCTCGTCGAGGCGGGCGAGCGCCCCGAGGTAACGGTCGAGGAGGGCGTCGCCGTCGAAATAGCGACCGGCGCGGTCGTCCCGCCGGGGGCCAACGCCGTCGTGATGGTCGAGGACACCACCGAGGGCGAGGAGACGGTCGATATTCGGCGGGCGGTCCCACCCGGTGGCAACGTCATGGCCGCGGGTGCGGACATCGCGGCGGGCGACCGGGCGCTCGGCGCGGGCGTCCGGCTGACGCCCCGCACGGTGGGGCTGCTCGCGGCGATGGGTCACGAGACCGTCACAGTCCGCCGTCTCCCCCGGGTAGCCGTCGTCGCCACCGGTGAGGAGCTCGTCCAGCCCGGCGAGGAGCTGGACCACGGCCGCGGCCAGATCTACGACGTCAACACCGAGACCATCGCGACCGGCGTCCGCGAGGCGGGCGGGGAGCCGGTCCGGTACACCCGCGTCCCCGACGACAGGGAGGCGATGGCCGACGCCCTCCGGGAGGCTGCCGGGGAGTGTGACATGATACTGACCGCGGGGTCGACCAGCGCCAGCGGCGCGGACATGCTCTACAGCGTCGTCGAGGAGGTCGGCGACCTGCTGGTCCACGGCGTCGCGCTCAAGCCCGGCAAGCCGACGATAATCGGCCGCGTCGACGGGACCCCCTACGTCGGCCTGCCGGGCTATCCCGTCTCCGCGCTGTCGGTCTTCCGGCTGCTCGTCGCGCCCCGCCTGCGCCGGGCGGCAGGCTACGGGACCGAGCGGTCGGTCACGGCCACGGGGCGGCTGGCCGTCGACGAGCGCTTCGACGAGGGTCGGCGCCGGGCGCTCCCGGTCGGGCTCGTCGAGGACGGCGACGGTGAAACGGTCGTCTACCCCGTCGACAAGGGCAGCGGCGCGACGACCACGCTCGCGGCGGCCGACGGCGTGGTCGACATGCCGGCGGACACCCGCCGTCTCCGGGCCGGCGAAGACGTGACGGTCGAACTGTTCTCGCCGGACGCCCGCGCCCCGCCGGTGCTGGCCGTCGGCGAGAGCGACCCCGCGGCGGTCGAACTGCTGGACGCCGTCGACGGCGCCCGCTACCTCACCGACGGCGACCGCGCCGGCCGGCGCTGGCTCCGCGACGGGGTCGCCGACGTCGCGGTGCTCACCGGCGAGGTGGCCGGCCCGGAGGCAGAGGGCAGCGAGGTACTCGCGGCCTGGACCCGCGAGTGGGGGGTCGTGACGGCCGAGGGCGACCCTGGGGACCACCCGCTGGAGTCGCTCGCCGAGAGTGGCCGGTCGGTCGCGACCGTCAACCGCGACCTCGGGCTCCGGGCCGCGGTCGACGACGCCGCCCGAGAGTCGGGCCTCGACCCGGACGCGCTCGCCGGGGTGGAGACCGCCGGTATCGAGAGTCCCGCCCGCCGGGTCGCCGACGGCCGGGCGGATGCCGGCGTCGCGCTGCGGGCGACCGCCGAGCGACTCGGCCTCCCGTTCGCCGCCGTCGGCGTCCAGTCAGTTTCGCTCGTGGGCAACGAAGGACGGCTCGCGAAGCCCGGCGTCGGCCGGCTCCGGGAGGAGACGGGGTCGCTGCCTGGGCTCCTGTCCGACTTGCCGGGCTACGCCGAGTGAGGGGACGCCCGTTCAGCCCAGGAAGTACCGGAGCCAGGGGTTGTTCTCGACGACCGAGGTCTTCTCGAGGTACTCGTCGACCCCCAGGATCCGGCCGGCGCCGAAGGCGCCGAGACCGAACAGCAACACGGCGTAGACGACGTGGTCGTCGATGAGGAGGCTGTGCGAGAGGGGGTAGCTGGAGAAGTAGTAGAACAGCATCATCACGGCCCCCCAGAAGGCGCTCCAGCGCACGAACGCGCCGACCATCAGCGCCAGGCCCACCAGCGTCAGGCCCCACATATTCAGCGGGTCAACGATGCCGATGTAGTCGGTGGCCATCGTCTCCCAGAAGCCCGCGAAGAGGGTTCCTTCACGGGTCGCCGCCCCCATCAGGTAGCCCCGAGCCGACCAGTCGCTTGCCAGGACTTTGTCGATCCCGCCATAAAACAGCGTCCAGCCCATCACCAGGCGCAGTGCGAGCAGCGAGTATCCGACCCACGTCTCGGAGTATTCGAAGTCAGTTTCCCGCCCGAACAGGGTCGCCTCTATCTGCCTTGTGGACATGTGACATCACCGACGTGAAACTGTACCGGACTACGTATAAAAAGTTTTTATAAAATAATTGTCTTTACTCACAGGGCCATTGTTTTCTGTTCATCTAGTGAAACCCAAGGTATCTGGTACGTTTGACCGGTTCGTCACCCCCCGGCCTCGACCTCCAGCACGCGGGCGCCGGGCCCGTGTTGCCAGGCCCGCGAGAGCACCGACGAAACGGTTCGGCGTTAAGTACCGGCCGCCTGCCGCTCCAGGTAGTCGAACTGCGCCTCCAGTTCCTTCCGGCGCTGGCGTTTGATCACGGTCGCGTCGAGGATCTCCCCGACCAGCGCGACGTCGACGGCGAACTCCGTCGTCGCCCGGACTTCGGTCCCTCCCTCGCGCTCGAGGAGTTCGTAGCGGGTCTCCATCGTCTTGAAGATCCCGTCGCGCTGTTCGTAGGCCAGCGCGCAGTCGCGGTCGACCAGCTCGCAGTCGAGTTCGATCGTCGCCAGCCCGACGCCGTTGCGGATCCGCAGCCGGTCGCCCTCGACCGTCGCGTCGTCGAACTCCGCGGCGCGCATGAACGTCTCGACGTCCCCGACCAGCTCGGCTACCTCCCCGCGCGGTGCCTCGACCAGCCGCGAGAGCGTGATCGACTCCATCACGCCGACCTTCGGCCCGCCCCCTCCTGTATCCGGCGCCGCACATGTGCGCCGGATGCGAACATATTCGGGGTTACGGTTCCAAGTCAGGGGAGTGAACGAACGCCCATGCCACGAGCGGTACTGACGGTCCACATCCCCGACCGGGTCTGGATGGGGGGGCTCACCCGGCGTCACCCCGACGCCGAATTCCGCATCCTCACCGCGTTCCCGGACGGCGACCACGGGACCGCCATGGCGGAGGTCACGGCCGACCGCCTCGAGGAGGTGCTCCGGGACATGGACGACTGCGAGGAAGTGGTCGACCTCGAACTCCTGGGGCGGCCGGGCCCGGAGGCGCTGGTCCAGTTCGAGACCTCCGAGCCGCTGCTTCTGGTGCCGGTGAGGAAGTCCGGCGCCCTGCTCGACCTGCCCTTCGAGGTGCGGGACGGGCGCGCCTCCTGGGAAGTGACCGCGACGCGGGACCGGCTGTCGACGCTCGGCGACCAGCTGCGCGCGCTGGGGATCAGCTTCGAGGTGGAGTCGGTCACCCAGCAGGTCGAGGCCGACCGGCTGCTGACCGACCGCCAGTCGACGCTGGTCGAGACTGCCGTCGAGGAGGGGTACTACGACACGCCGCGGGACTGCACGCTGACGGACCTGGCAGAGGAGGTTGGGGTCGCCAAGTCCACTGCCAGCGAGACGCTCCACCGCGCCGAGGGGAAGATCGTCAAGGAGTTCGTCGACGAGGTCGAACTCACGAGTTAGCGAGGCGCCCTCGTCTCGAGCGAGGAGCCCGCCGGTCGACCCTTAGAACGGCGTCGTCGGACCGGAGCCGCCGTCCCCGCCCGACGCGGCGCCGTCCCGACCGGCCGACCTGTCGCCGGTGCCGGGCCGTTGGCCAGGGGAGCCGTACCCCCGCTCGGACGGGACCTCCTCCGCACACGAGTCGGGAGTCACGTCCGACCGGACTTCGCCCGTGTGCGCGAACGACTCCTCGAGCTGGCGGAGCTTGCCGTTGATGCTCGCGGACTCGTGGTGCATCCCGTCGACGCGCACGCGAACGAGGTCGTACGCGTGGGATTCCAGTTCGCCGTTGAACGCCCGGAACGCGCCCAGAGTGAGGGTGTCGCTCTGCGGACAGAACTCGGTGGTCGGCGTGAACTCAGCACGGAGCACCGGCCCGTCGATGCCGTCCGTGGCCTCCCCGGTCTGCCCCTCCGGGCCGGCGGCTCCCTCCAGGCCGGCGATCTCCTCGGCGTACCGGAACCCCGCAGTCGGGTGCCGCGTATCGAGGTTCAGCCGAGCCAGATTGTAGCCGAAGGTCATGTCGTAGACCCCCCGCTCCTCGAAGAGGTCGCGGGCGGTCCCGTGGAAGGCGACGTGTGCCTCGCCGGTCAGGACCTCGTGGCCCTCGAGAAATTCGCCGGGCTCGGGGAGGTGGCCGGGGACAAAGTCGCCGTGCTCGTCGAAGCTCTCCTCCCCGCTCGAACCGAGAAAGGAACCGAAGCCCATGGTCAGACGTGGACGCGGGTGACGTGGCCGCCACAGCCACACTGGCGGACGTACTCGTAGTCCTCGCCCCACTCCTCCAGGCGCTCGAAGAG
It encodes:
- a CDS encoding molybdopterin molybdotransferase MoeA; this encodes MTHEFDDVARLAEARERLREVVTPDEAETVPVGEAAGRTLAAPVRARRAVPHYERAAMDGYAVRAADTQRAGRSPVALDPAGDEVGPGDAAQVHTGSPLPDGADAVVMVERTREVGDTVEVSSSVTPGENVAPVGEDVGADQHLYDAGHRLTAADLGLLRSAGHEEVEVYERPRVSVVPTGEELVPAGEEPEPGEIVETNGLVVSRLVERWGGEATYRGVVTDDVDALGAAIDRDTDHDVVVTTGGTSVGERDLLPAVVGERGSVEVHGLAVKPGHPAGFGVVDDTLVLMLPGYPVSCLVVATQLLRPAVARAGGFEADPIPETAGVLERKIASEPGVRTFARVSVEEVGGGGERSMVTPTRTSGAGVLSSVTLSDGWVVVPEDSEGYEAGREVAVERWDWEP
- a CDS encoding helix-turn-helix domain-containing protein encodes the protein MPRAVLTVHIPDRVWMGGLTRRHPDAEFRILTAFPDGDHGTAMAEVTADRLEEVLRDMDDCEEVVDLELLGRPGPEALVQFETSEPLLLVPVRKSGALLDLPFEVRDGRASWEVTATRDRLSTLGDQLRALGISFEVESVTQQVEADRLLTDRQSTLVETAVEEGYYDTPRDCTLTDLAEEVGVAKSTASETLHRAEGKIVKEFVDEVELTS
- a CDS encoding molybdopterin biosynthesis protein encodes the protein MSERREMRDLVTLDRAREVVGDLDVGGGTERVPLGEASGRVLAERVDADLDVPGFDRASVDGYAVRAADTTGAGEASPVTLAVGGLVEAGERPEVTVEEGVAVEIATGAVVPPGANAVVMVEDTTEGEETVDIRRAVPPGGNVMAAGADIAAGDRALGAGVRLTPRTVGLLAAMGHETVTVRRLPRVAVVATGEELVQPGEELDHGRGQIYDVNTETIATGVREAGGEPVRYTRVPDDREAMADALREAAGECDMILTAGSTSASGADMLYSVVEEVGDLLVHGVALKPGKPTIIGRVDGTPYVGLPGYPVSALSVFRLLVAPRLRRAAGYGTERSVTATGRLAVDERFDEGRRRALPVGLVEDGDGETVVYPVDKGSGATTTLAAADGVVDMPADTRRLRAGEDVTVELFSPDARAPPVLAVGESDPAAVELLDAVDGARYLTDGDRAGRRWLRDGVADVAVLTGEVAGPEAEGSEVLAAWTREWGVVTAEGDPGDHPLESLAESGRSVATVNRDLGLRAAVDDAARESGLDPDALAGVETAGIESPARRVADGRADAGVALRATAERLGLPFAAVGVQSVSLVGNEGRLAKPGVGRLREETGSLPGLLSDLPGYAE
- the moaC gene encoding cyclic pyranopterin monophosphate synthase MoaC, whose amino-acid sequence is MSDDLTHTDETGEAQMVDVGDKPDSRRRAVAAGQLELRPSTVEAVRDDEVEKGNVLATARVGAVQAVKHTWETVPMCHQIPITNVDTDFSLDAEAGTVDLEVAVETTGKTGCEMEALEGVTTGLNVVLDMVKAAEKNADGQYPETRLTDVRVVEKVKRSV
- a CDS encoding SLC13 family permease produces the protein MADRSRAGRLWRHLWRLDRETRRLLRMEPVALLENSPGMDERERELAERLFGDDRSPPAGAGQGPARTSGPSPGGGGGGSSGGQGGGGSGSGPDGGGPSSNGGNAPGDGGNGGDDPDDETGGDTPEDDETGDFDAGFARTEEGSSFDTGGRYSRRQKIGLLLGPLLFVVLLAAPTPEGLSPAGQAVGATTAWVAVWWISEAIPIPATSLLPVVLLPATGAVEPGGATQPYASTLIFLFIGGFFIAVSLQRWGLHRRIALRTIRAIGTSPTRIILGFMAATAFLSMWVSNTATVVMMTPIGLAVVLQVADLVRQQDPSVTVEQGEFDFGTGLMLCIAYAASVGGVGTLIGTPPNIVFAGVVEAQFGQEVSFFQWMTYGIPIAVVGVVLIWVYVTKFLIRPEIDRVPGGVGVIDERLEALGGMKREEKLVLAVFGLTALAWISRPYVINDFVVLGWLSEDLVVEGVLPMVDDSTIAVAGALALFLIPARDSEGELTFLLDWTTALEIPWGVILLFGGGLSIASAFDETGLAVWIGEQLGALEGASMLAVVAVVVVLTIFMTEVTSNTATTAMLMPVLASLALGLSVHPYAVMVAGATAASFAFMLPVATPPNAVVFGSGYITMPQMVRTGFGLNLLGVLLIILLSLTWLPFAWGIDVTALPPWAA
- the moaA gene encoding GTP 3',8-cyclase MoaA, which translates into the protein MLVDDFGRAVSGVRVSLTDRCNFDCVYCHNEGLGDTRGPMDAQDHEMDTDDVVRFLEVAREFDVEAVKFTGGEPMLRQDLEEIIRRTPDGMEVSMTTNGTFLPGRAPDLKAAGLERVNVSQDALDPDDFAQITKSGAYDQVIEGVEAALAAGLAPVKLNMVVFEATAGYIPRMVDHVAANDGLQLQLIEYMPELVGNPEWAVDIDRVHGWLEEQADRVEHREMHDRRRYYVSSEDGDGEGMVEIVDPVENEEFCANCERVRVTHDGKLKGCLNRGDDHRPMGGMTKPEIRETFRETVANRVPYYGEYLVEEDGEWVLNEKYVRKPATADD
- a CDS encoding DoxX family protein, with product MSTRQIEATLFGRETDFEYSETWVGYSLLALRLVMGWTLFYGGIDKVLASDWSARGYLMGAATREGTLFAGFWETMATDYIGIVDPLNMWGLTLVGLALMVGAFVRWSAFWGAVMMLFYYFSSYPLSHSLLIDDHVVYAVLLFGLGAFGAGRILGVDEYLEKTSVVENNPWLRYFLG
- a CDS encoding acyl-CoA thioesterase, with the protein product MDLPEIWENRVRFEETDRQGIVFYGNYVTFQDETVTQFFRETGFDYTERHQEWDVHVVNVDLNYHGQADVGDELVHGVRVESFGTSSMTFEYAAHRADDGSLLVDGSVTHVAVDGETREPTRIPDDFRAAVREFQDEPPVES
- a CDS encoding SRPBCC family protein is translated as MESITLSRLVEAPRGEVAELVGDVETFMRAAEFDDATVEGDRLRIRNGVGLATIELDCELVDRDCALAYEQRDGIFKTMETRYELLEREGGTEVRATTEFAVDVALVGEILDATVIKRQRRKELEAQFDYLERQAAGT
- a CDS encoding molybdopterin synthase; the protein is MKLLGIAGPSGSGKTTLVERLLDRLGERGRVATVKHVDHGVDIDREGKDTARHRAAGAAETHAITDDGAWFATGEDRTLEDVLDDLAPDYDYALVEGYSGADIPTVALGGRDHQGETVAAASEAGAVDLDAVLGALEDQDPFETLSSLVVQAKQSPDAVYSGAIATFTGRVRTKEGPDDEATELLEFEKYDGVAAEKLAAIREDLEAREGVYEVLLHHRTGVVESGEDIVFVVVLAGHREEAFETVEDGINRLKAEVPLFKKEVTVADEFWAHQHDTGVEPAGDAQAPDTGTED